Proteins encoded by one window of Haematobia irritans isolate KBUSLIRL chromosome 2, ASM5000362v1, whole genome shotgun sequence:
- the LOC142224829 gene encoding uncharacterized protein LOC142224829: MFCILNKNDVQATLLALNAFDRQTQFTMETEEDNKLPYLDTIILRHTNGIKINWYQKPTATGRLINFNSKHPRRIIMNTATNFIRRVHDISDEIFHKDNEDKIRTILRLNDFPNKTIDDLIQHVKERKHTKHDEIEPKIYKPLTYIPGFTERFKLSNMFNKD; the protein is encoded by the coding sequence ATGTTctgtattttgaataaaaatgacgTTCAGGCTACTTTATTAGCTTTAAACGCATTTGATAGACAAACTCAATTTACGATGGAAACAGAAGAGGACAACAAGTTACCATACTTAGATACTATAATTCTAAGGCAcacaaatggaataaaaattaactggTATCAAAAACCAACAGCCACAGGACGATTGATAAATTTCAACTCCAAACATCCTAGACGAATCATAATGAATAcggctacaaattttataagaagagtACACGATATTAGCgatgaaatatttcataaggacaacgaGGATAAGATAAGGACTATATTACGATTAAATGATTTCCCGAATAAAACGATTGACGACCTAATTCAACATGTCAAAGAACGAAAACACACCAAACATGACGAAATTGAACCCAAAATTTACAAACCCTTGACATATATTCCCGGATTCACAGAAAGATTCAAATTAtcaaatatgtttaataagGACTAA